A section of the Streptomyces sp. NBC_00178 genome encodes:
- a CDS encoding AurF N-oxygenase family protein, with amino-acid sequence MASSTVRPDAQDRPSENDLTRRLLASAATLAYDPATEVDWDTPLDKAHHGASPEWSTLYGTAYWAELTEEQRTELTRQEAASVASTGIWFEMILQQMILRDVYAKDPTSADVQWALTEIAEECRHSIMFARGAQKLGAPAYRPRRLAVELGRAFKTLAFGEAAYAAILVAEEVLDVMQRDWMRDERVAPFVRTINNIHVVEESRHMKFARAETRKHLSGAGPVRRRVNALVIAIASYVIVTSMVSKDVYANAGLDPERAIGEARANEHHKSMMRSSCSGLMDFLASARLLTKPALLFYKRAHLI; translated from the coding sequence ATGGCAAGCAGCACCGTCCGGCCGGACGCGCAGGACCGGCCCTCCGAGAACGACCTCACCCGCCGCCTGCTCGCATCCGCGGCGACGCTCGCCTACGACCCCGCCACCGAGGTCGACTGGGACACCCCGCTCGACAAGGCGCACCACGGCGCGAGCCCGGAGTGGAGCACCCTCTACGGCACCGCTTACTGGGCGGAGCTGACGGAGGAGCAGCGCACGGAACTCACCCGCCAGGAAGCCGCGTCGGTCGCGAGCACCGGCATCTGGTTCGAGATGATCCTGCAGCAGATGATCCTGCGCGACGTCTACGCGAAGGACCCGACGAGCGCGGACGTCCAGTGGGCCCTGACCGAGATAGCCGAGGAGTGCCGGCACTCGATCATGTTCGCCCGCGGTGCGCAGAAGCTCGGCGCCCCGGCCTACCGGCCGCGCCGCCTCGCGGTGGAGCTGGGCAGGGCCTTCAAGACACTCGCGTTCGGCGAGGCCGCGTACGCCGCGATCCTCGTCGCCGAGGAGGTCCTCGACGTCATGCAGCGCGACTGGATGCGGGACGAGCGGGTCGCGCCCTTCGTGCGCACGATCAACAACATCCATGTGGTCGAGGAGTCCCGCCACATGAAGTTCGCCCGCGCGGAGACCCGCAAGCACCTGAGCGGCGCCGGGCCGGTCCGGCGCCGCGTCAACGCGCTGGTCATCGCCATCGCCTCGTACGTCATCGTCACGAGCATGGTCAGCAAGGACGTCTACGCCAACGCGGGACTCGACCCGGAGCGCGCCATCGGCGAGGCGAGGGCCAACGAGCACCACAAGTCGATGATGCGGTCGAGCTGTTCGGGCCTCATGGACTTCCTGGCCTCCGCCCGCCTGCTCACCAAGCCCGCCCTGCTGTTCTACAAGCGCGCCCACCTGATCTGA
- a CDS encoding FAD-dependent oxidoreductase, producing MTYAITQTCCSDATCVSVCPVNCIHPTPGEPGFGRTEMLYIDPESCIDCGACADACPVDAVFPLDSLPAAQREYGPLNAAYFADHEPAPAPTGPNFHAWARPSFERSLPSDFGPLRVAVVGTGPAGMYAAEDLLLHTAAEVTLIDRLPVAGGLIRYGVAPDHLSTRKAGDTFARFHSHPRVRMHLGLEVGRDVTPAELAAHHDAVIYAVGAPAGRRLGIPGEDLPGSVGASTFVSWYNAHPDVAADAVVLSAERVVVAGNGNVALDVARILVSDPGALAAGDIAGHALHALRDGAVREVVVLGRRGPEDAAYTRSELLALKHLPGVELVVDDHDARVGAAIDAALPGERAALLAGVGRARVDWSRPPSEGRRIVFRFHSSPLAALGDRAVTGVRVTEAGSGAETREIAAGMLLSAVGQRGVAVAGLPFDEAAGTVPHVAGRVAGRPGTYVVGWIKRGPSGGIGANRTCAAETIGALLEDAVAGTPPEHGPKAFGRLARRRNREIVDACGLARIERAELALGHRDGRPRLKLATTSELVAAAKGRRRTAS from the coding sequence ATGACCTACGCCATCACCCAGACGTGCTGCAGCGACGCCACCTGTGTCTCGGTGTGCCCCGTGAACTGCATCCATCCGACGCCCGGGGAACCCGGCTTCGGCAGGACGGAGATGCTGTACATCGACCCGGAGTCCTGCATCGACTGCGGCGCCTGCGCCGACGCATGCCCGGTGGACGCGGTCTTCCCGCTGGACTCCCTGCCCGCCGCACAGCGCGAGTACGGCCCCCTCAACGCGGCCTACTTCGCGGACCATGAGCCCGCGCCGGCACCCACCGGGCCGAACTTCCACGCGTGGGCCCGGCCGTCCTTCGAGCGCAGCCTGCCGTCGGACTTCGGCCCGCTCCGGGTCGCGGTGGTCGGCACGGGGCCGGCGGGGATGTACGCCGCCGAGGACCTGCTGCTGCACACCGCCGCCGAGGTGACGCTGATCGACCGGCTGCCGGTCGCGGGCGGCCTGATCCGCTACGGCGTGGCGCCCGACCACCTGTCGACCCGCAAGGCCGGCGACACCTTCGCCAGGTTCCACTCCCACCCCCGGGTGCGCATGCACCTCGGCCTGGAGGTCGGCCGGGACGTCACCCCCGCGGAACTGGCGGCGCACCACGACGCCGTGATCTACGCGGTGGGCGCACCGGCGGGCCGCCGGCTCGGGATACCGGGCGAGGACCTGCCCGGCAGTGTCGGCGCCTCGACGTTCGTCTCCTGGTACAACGCCCACCCGGACGTCGCCGCGGACGCGGTCGTCCTGTCCGCCGAGCGGGTCGTCGTGGCCGGCAACGGCAACGTCGCCCTGGACGTGGCGAGGATCCTGGTGTCGGACCCGGGCGCACTCGCCGCCGGCGACATCGCGGGCCACGCGCTCCACGCCCTGCGGGACGGCGCCGTCCGCGAGGTCGTGGTACTCGGGCGGCGCGGCCCCGAGGACGCGGCGTACACGCGGTCGGAGCTGCTCGCCCTGAAGCATCTGCCGGGTGTGGAGCTGGTCGTGGACGACCACGACGCGAGGGTGGGCGCGGCGATCGACGCCGCGCTCCCGGGAGAGCGGGCGGCCCTGCTGGCCGGTGTCGGGCGCGCGCGGGTGGACTGGTCCCGCCCGCCGTCCGAGGGGCGTCGGATCGTGTTCCGCTTCCACTCCTCGCCGCTGGCGGCACTCGGCGACCGAGCGGTCACCGGCGTGCGGGTCACGGAGGCGGGGAGCGGCGCGGAGACCCGGGAGATCGCGGCCGGAATGCTGCTGAGCGCCGTCGGCCAGCGCGGCGTCGCGGTCGCGGGGCTGCCGTTCGACGAGGCGGCCGGCACCGTTCCGCATGTGGCGGGCCGGGTGGCGGGGCGGCCCGGGACGTACGTCGTGGGATGGATCAAGCGGGGTCCGTCGGGTGGCATCGGGGCCAACAGGACATGCGCGGCCGAGACGATCGGCGCCCTGCTGGAGGACGCCGTCGCGGGCACCCCGCCGGAACACGGGCCGAAGGCCTTCGGGCGGCTTGCCCGGCGCCGTAACCGCGAGATCGTGGACGCCTGCGGCCTGGCGCGGATCGAGCGGGCCGAACTGGCCCTGGGGCACCGGGACGGACGCCCGAGACTGAAACTGGCGACGACGTCCGAACTGGTCGCCGCGGCGAAGGGCCGGCGGCGGACTGCGAGCTGA
- a CDS encoding VOC family protein translates to MSVRRVVPDITSEATMEENREFYGRLGFEEVMNLGWVMTLASPTDPAAQVTFMEHDATAPVVPDMSIEVDDVDAVHAAVLAAGAEIVHPLRDEAWGVRRFFVRDPNGRVINVLSHR, encoded by the coding sequence ATGTCCGTCCGCAGGGTCGTACCCGACATCACCTCGGAGGCCACCATGGAGGAGAACCGGGAGTTCTACGGCCGGCTCGGCTTCGAGGAGGTCATGAACCTCGGCTGGGTGATGACGCTCGCCTCGCCCACCGACCCCGCCGCGCAGGTCACCTTCATGGAGCACGACGCCACCGCACCGGTCGTACCCGACATGAGCATCGAGGTGGACGACGTCGACGCGGTCCACGCGGCGGTGCTGGCCGCCGGTGCGGAGATCGTCCACCCGCTGCGGGACGAGGCGTGGGGGGTGCGCAGGTTCTTCGTCCGGGATCCCAACGGCCGGGTGATCAACGTGCTGAGCCACCGATGA
- a CDS encoding glyceraldehyde-3-phosphate dehydrogenase, whose product MTATEDSFTNWKTREEIAESMIPIIGKLHRERDVTILLHSRSLVNKSVVSILKTHRFARQIAGEELSVTETLPFLHALSSLDLGPSQIDLGMLAATYRSDDHGLSVEEFTAEAVAGATGANKTERRESRDVVLYGFGRIGRLLARLLIEKTGSGNGLRLRAIVVRRGAGQDIVKRASLLRRDSIHGQFQGTITVDEANDRIIANGNEIQVIYSDDPTTVDYTAHGIKDAILIDNTGRWRDREGLSKHLVPGIAKVVLTAPGKGDVPNIVHGVNHETIKPDEQIISCASCTTNAIVPPLKAMADEYGVLRGHVETVHSFTNDQNLLDNYHDSDRRGRSAPLNMVITETGAASAVTKALPDLDAKITGSSIRVPVPDVSIAILNLQLGRGTDRQEVLDHLRNVSLTSPLRRQIDFITAPDAVSSDFIGSRHASIVDAGATKVEGDNAILYLWYDNEFGYSSQVIRVVQHVSGVEYPTYPAPAA is encoded by the coding sequence GTGACTGCCACCGAGGACTCGTTCACCAACTGGAAGACCCGTGAGGAGATCGCGGAGTCGATGATCCCGATCATCGGGAAGCTGCACCGGGAGCGGGACGTCACGATCCTGCTCCACAGCCGCTCCCTGGTGAACAAGTCGGTGGTCAGCATCCTCAAGACCCACCGCTTCGCCCGGCAGATCGCCGGCGAGGAGCTTTCGGTCACGGAGACGCTGCCCTTCCTGCACGCACTGAGCTCCCTCGACCTCGGCCCGTCCCAGATCGACCTCGGCATGCTCGCCGCGACCTACCGGAGCGACGACCACGGCCTGTCGGTCGAGGAGTTCACCGCCGAGGCCGTGGCCGGGGCCACCGGCGCCAACAAGACCGAGCGCCGTGAGTCGCGTGACGTCGTCCTCTACGGTTTCGGCCGCATCGGCCGCCTGCTGGCCCGCCTGCTCATCGAGAAGACCGGCTCGGGCAACGGCCTGCGGCTGCGCGCCATCGTCGTACGCCGGGGAGCCGGGCAGGACATCGTCAAGCGCGCCTCCCTGCTGCGCCGCGACTCGATCCACGGGCAGTTCCAGGGCACCATCACCGTCGACGAGGCGAACGACCGGATCATCGCCAACGGCAACGAGATCCAGGTGATCTACTCCGACGACCCGACGACCGTGGACTACACGGCACACGGGATCAAGGACGCCATCCTCATCGACAACACCGGCCGCTGGCGCGACCGCGAGGGCCTGTCCAAGCACCTGGTCCCCGGCATCGCGAAGGTCGTCCTGACCGCGCCCGGCAAGGGGGACGTCCCCAACATCGTCCACGGCGTCAACCACGAGACGATCAAGCCGGACGAGCAGATCATCTCCTGCGCCTCCTGCACCACCAACGCGATCGTCCCGCCGCTGAAGGCGATGGCCGACGAGTACGGCGTGCTGCGCGGGCACGTGGAGACCGTCCACTCGTTCACCAACGACCAGAACCTGCTGGACAACTACCACGACTCCGACCGTCGCGGCCGCTCGGCGCCCCTCAACATGGTCATCACCGAGACGGGTGCCGCTTCGGCCGTCACCAAGGCGCTGCCCGACCTCGACGCCAAGATCACCGGCAGTTCGATCCGCGTGCCGGTGCCGGACGTGTCCATCGCGATCCTCAATCTGCAGCTCGGCCGCGGAACGGACCGCCAGGAGGTCCTCGACCACCTCCGTAACGTGTCGCTGACCTCGCCGCTCCGCCGGCAGATCGACTTCATCACCGCGCCCGACGCGGTCTCCAGCGACTTCATCGGTTCGCGCCACGCCTCGATCGTCGACGCGGGCGCGACGAAGGTCGAGGGCGACAACGCGATCCTCTACCTCTGGTACGACAACGAGTTCGGCTACTCCTCCCAGGTCATCCGGGTCGTCCAGCACGTCTCCGGCGTGGAGTACCCGACCTACCCGGCTCCGGCGGCCTGA
- a CDS encoding MarR family winged helix-turn-helix transcriptional regulator — MRQSASPGAERDTPDPQGSGRPGPSPLTTPPSVLGLNAYLMYATGKAARRRLTERLSAHGLRLWHLTILAMPEDAGRVSKGDLASRLDMNQSDLTRTVTDLERAGHVRCARDPSDRRRIEVTLTPAGRSTLTALNADVAAAESELLAPLDADDRERFALLLRRVHAHLEHDRAGTPSDVVPRAPASPRNG; from the coding sequence ATGCGCCAGTCGGCCTCCCCCGGGGCGGAACGCGACACACCGGACCCCCAGGGCTCAGGGAGACCCGGCCCCTCGCCCCTCACCACACCCCCGAGCGTGCTCGGGCTGAACGCCTACCTGATGTACGCCACGGGCAAGGCCGCACGCCGCAGACTCACGGAGCGGCTGTCGGCCCACGGGCTGCGCCTGTGGCACCTCACCATCCTGGCCATGCCGGAGGACGCCGGCCGGGTCTCCAAGGGCGACCTCGCCTCCCGGCTGGACATGAACCAGAGCGACCTCACCAGGACGGTCACCGACCTCGAACGCGCCGGTCACGTCCGGTGCGCCCGCGACCCCTCCGACCGCCGCCGCATAGAGGTCACGCTGACGCCGGCAGGCAGAAGCACCCTGACCGCACTCAACGCCGACGTCGCGGCGGCCGAGTCGGAACTCCTCGCGCCACTGGACGCGGACGACCGCGAGCGTTTCGCCCTGCTGCTCCGCCGCGTGCACGCGCACCTCGAACACGACAGGGCGGGCACGCCGTCCGACGTCGTCCCCAGGGCCCCGGCGTCACCCCGCAACGGGTGA